From Pseudomonas oryzicola, the proteins below share one genomic window:
- a CDS encoding serine/threonine protein kinase translates to MLRSLRLAALLGGLLLAVAASARDIDAASYGYPLTNPFEATIATTPPEQRPTLPGDDEISQSDYSLNLRPDREFSLPDNFWAVKKLKYRLARQDREAPLIFIIAGTGAPYTSSINEYLKKLFYQAGFHVVQLSSPTSYDFMSAASRFATPGVSQEDAEDLYRVMQAVRAQHPRLPVSEFYLTGYSLGALDAAFVSHLDETRRSFNFKRVLLLNPPVNLYTSINNLDKLVQTQVKGIDRSTTFYELMLAKLTRYFQEKGYIDLNEALLYDFQQSRQHLSNEQMAMLIGTSFRFSAADIAFTSDLINRRGLIIPPKFPITEGSSLTPFFKRALQCDFDCYMTEQVIPMWRARTDGNSILQLVNQVSLYALEDYLRSSDKIAVMHNADDVILGPGDIGFLRKVFGDRLTLYPHGGHCGNLNYRVNSDAMLEFFRG, encoded by the coding sequence ATGCTTCGATCTTTGCGCCTCGCTGCCTTGCTTGGCGGCCTGCTCCTGGCTGTGGCCGCTTCGGCGCGGGATATCGACGCCGCCAGCTATGGCTACCCCTTGACCAACCCGTTCGAAGCAACCATCGCCACCACGCCGCCGGAACAGCGCCCCACCCTGCCCGGCGATGACGAAATCAGCCAGTCCGACTACAGCCTCAACCTGCGCCCGGACCGTGAGTTCAGCCTGCCCGACAATTTCTGGGCCGTGAAAAAGCTCAAGTACCGCCTGGCCCGCCAGGACCGTGAAGCGCCACTGATCTTCATCATCGCCGGCACTGGCGCCCCCTATACCAGCAGCATCAACGAATACCTGAAGAAGCTGTTCTACCAGGCCGGCTTCCATGTGGTGCAGCTGTCCTCGCCCACCAGCTACGACTTCATGAGCGCCGCTTCACGCTTCGCCACCCCTGGCGTCAGCCAGGAAGACGCCGAAGACCTGTACCGGGTGATGCAGGCAGTGCGTGCCCAGCACCCGCGCCTGCCGGTCAGCGAGTTCTATCTCACCGGCTACAGCCTGGGGGCACTGGATGCCGCCTTTGTCAGCCACCTGGATGAAACCCGCCGCAGCTTCAACTTCAAGCGTGTACTGCTGCTGAACCCACCGGTCAACCTGTACACCTCGATCAACAACCTCGACAAACTGGTGCAAACCCAGGTCAAGGGCATCGATCGCAGTACCACATTCTATGAGTTGATGCTGGCCAAGCTGACCCGCTACTTCCAGGAAAAGGGCTACATCGACCTCAATGAGGCGCTGTTGTACGACTTCCAGCAGTCGCGCCAGCACCTGTCCAACGAACAGATGGCCATGCTGATCGGCACGTCGTTCCGCTTTTCCGCAGCCGACATCGCCTTTACCTCCGACCTGATCAACCGCCGCGGCCTGATCATTCCGCCGAAGTTCCCGATCACCGAGGGCAGCAGCCTCACGCCGTTCTTCAAGCGCGCGCTGCAGTGCGACTTCGATTGCTACATGACCGAGCAGGTCATCCCCATGTGGCGCGCCCGCACCGACGGCAACAGCATCCTGCAACTGGTCAACCAGGTGAGCCTGTATGCCCTCGAAGACTACCTGCGCAGCAGCGACAAGATCGCCGTGATGCACAACGCCGACGACGTCATCCTCGGCCCGGGCGACATCGGCTTCCTGCGCAAGGTGTTCGGCGACCGCCTGACCCTTTACCCCCACGGCGGCCATTGCGGCAACCTCAATTACCGCGTCAACAGTGACGCCATGCTGGAGTTCTTCCGTGGTTAA